gatatgaacaaaatattcacctcagaggagatccaaaaggctaacaaacatatgaaaaactgctctaggcctctgattatcagagaaatgcaaattaagacaacactaagataccacctcactcctgtgagaatggcatacatcaaaaaggacagcagtaacaaatgctggagaggctgtggggacagaggaacctttttgtactgctgctgggaatgtaaattggtccagcctctgtggagagcagtctggaaaactctcagaaggctagacatggaccttctatatgatccagtaattcctctcctggggttataccccaaggactccataacacccaaccaaaaagaggtgtgtactcctatgttcatagcagcacaattcataatagctaaaacctagaagcaacaggtgcccaacaacagatgagtggctgagaaagctgtggtatatatatacaattgaatactatgcagctatcaagaacaatgaacccatcttctctgacccatcttggacagagctagaaggaattatgttaagtgagctatgtcagaaagataaagatgagtatgggatgatcccactcatcaacagaagttgagtaagaagatctgaaagggaaactaaaagcaggacctgatcaaattgtaagtagggcaccaaagtaaaaaccctatggtgaggggtagacatgcagcttcctgggccagtggggggtgggagtgggtgggagggatgggtcactgtcttttggtggtgggaatggtgtttatgtacactcctagtaaagtgtagtcataaatgtctcctttcttaaataaatttaaaaaaaagaataggaaagctatcagggaatgggatgggatacagagctctggtggtgggaattatacccctcttattctatggtcttgtcagtgtttccattttataaatcaataattaaaattaaaaaataaaaaagcttcttcacagcaaaagaaaccaatacgcaaacaaagagacccctcacagaatgggagaagactttacatgccatacatcagacaagaggctaataaccaaaatatataaagtgctttccaaactcaaccacaagaaaacaaatgaccccatccaaaaatggggagaggatatggacagaatattcaccacagaaaagatccaaaaggttgagaaacacatgaaaaaattctccaggtctctgtcagagaaaagcaaataaagacaataatgagataccatttcactcttgtgagaatgtcctacatcagaaaaggtaacagcagcaaattcagGAGatcttgtggggacaaaggaaccctcctgcactgctggtgggaatgtaaattggtccagcctctgtggagagcagtctggagaactctcagaaggctagaaatagacctactctatgatcctgcaattcctctcctggggatatatcctaaggaacccaacacacccatccaaaaagatctgtgtacacatatgttcttagcagcacaatttgtaacagccaaagcctggaaagaacccaggtgttcaacaacagatgagtggctgagcaagttgtggtatatatatatatatatatatatacaatggaatactactcagctattaaaaatggtgacttcactgttttcagcccatcttggatagatcttgaagaattcatgttaagtgaaataagtcataaacagaaggatgaatatgggatgatctcactctcaggcagaagttgaaaaacaagatctgaagagcaaacacaggtagaacctgaactggaattggcatgttgcactaaagtaaaagactctggggtgcgtggtGGGGAgcatataggtccaaaaaggatgccagaggacctagtgggggttgtattgttatatggaaaactgcgaaatattatgcacgtacaaactattgtattcactgtcgaatgtaaaacattaattccccaataaagaaatttaaaaaagaaatattagtgcttttaaaattttagtacTATAACATATTAAAATGTCAAAATTGGCAACAATAAGCAAGAATTTAGGATTCATATGGATTTTCCTAAGAGAGCTTCTGAAATAtccttttggcttctgtaattaaagTCAAGGGACTGAATTCTCAGTAGAGGTAAAATATCTGAAGTCCATTACACCAGGTTATGAATTGGACTCTGGAAATTGTGGGTCTATCTTAGTGTTTATGCTGAATATTTTCTagaggaggcagaaagaaaagttCCAATATAGCTCTAAATAAAAGTGAATATTGTTCAGAGTATAAACATGCTAGGCTTCATCAGCACTTTTTGAATTTATACCTTGCTGATCATCTGTGAGTATAAATAAgttaagcttttcttttcttttcttttttagatttctttattgggggattaatggtttacagtcaacagtaaaataaaatagaatagtttgtacatgtataacatttctcagttttccaaataacagttCAAACCCCAATAGGCCCTCCTTTGTCTTCTAGGACCTGAATTCACCCtgttaccccagagtctttactttacTTTAATTCAATAcgcaagtttttcttttttgagaattTATTGCCTCCTTTCTTGATCTATAATGTTTTTTCTGAGAATAAATATGTGATACTGCATAAGAGTTTTTGGAACACTTTGTAAGATTATATAAGAATAAACCTTCTTCAGTCAGGTTACTAAAATTGGTCTTCATTTTTTGCACACATATTATGTTTTGTGCATTTTTTCACAATGTTCTGGAATCTCGCCATTACTTCCCATATTTTAGGTTTTATTCatgctaaaaataaaaagaatgatgcTAAAGTAGAttcattcttcttttattttctacttgGTAGATAACACACTTCAAAATAACTCCACAGTCCAAATGACTTCAGTAtaactttttaataaaaatacagtTTAACATTTATCTTAGATAATACCCAACACAATTTTTCAGtacaaaaatattggagaaatattATTGCCTCAAAACAGAACCAAATATAGTTACTTATGAATCAAATACTTCAATAAATGCAGCAGTTGATAATTCTTTTAGAATTAAATTATAAAACAGAGAATTCACTAAAACATGATGTAGTTAAATGTCATGATATATAAAACTTTTCTGAACTCTGTAAATATGAAACATTGTGAATTTATGAATGGAAATCTTCAGGTTGTCCATTATTACAAGCTCTATGAAAGGGTTAGCTCCAGTACTGTAAGTTGTCTTCTCAAATCACTGTGGTCATTGAAATTCTTCTGGCATGTCCATAGTTTGTGTTGTGTGTCTTACTATGTCCATTAATATTTATAATGCCCCAAAATTGTGGGTTTTCTATTCTTAATCTCCTCTCCCTGTTTCATATTTGCAGTTTAATTTTATCTTTCATAATTCATATGCCCTTGCCTCTCTTCCATTCAAATCACTTCTCTTCAGAGATATTATTATTCCTATCTTCATTTTGCATTAATAATCACCATGATCAAATATAGAAGGATCAGGGACcacatggtggtacacctggttaagggcacatgttacagtgtgcaaagagctgggttcaaaccccaagttctcagctgcagggggaaagctttgcaagtagtgaagcagtgttgcaggtgtctctctccctctctatcatccccttctatctcaatttctggatgtctctattcaataaataggtaaggataatacaaaaataaaagagtaCAGAAGGATCAATAGGACCATCTAATAGGGCTGGATTGTAAAATCTATCCAATTTTGAGTCTGTGTGTAATATGAAATCCTAGTTTAAAATTAGGATAACAAAGTAAGGATCTGGTGTTTCTTTATGGTGAGTATTTGGAACTGAGACTGTATTTGTTAAATACTTATGGAGCTGCCAATATTTTTATACACTGCTCTGTTGATTTGATTACTTAATTAATTTGGACCAGAATACCACTCAATTGTGGCTACTAATGATGCAGGAGAGTTAAACTAGGAAGTTCTTGTGTACAAGCTATGTGTATTACTATTGCACTATCTCCATAACCCAAAACTCTGATGCATTCTTACAATAAAAATATGATTTGTCTAAACATATGCATTATTAAAGTATAATAATCTATTGCATAGTAGATAGACAAAGAAGTGAATTTGTGATCTAAACAAGAATTATCTTGTGGTTTCAATGTTCAGTGTAACTTTATTATTTCTGTTAAGATTAATTTtttgaatttgtgtgtgtgtgtgtgtgtcagagagagagagagagagagagagagagagagagaaggaaacagaaagtgagagagaggagggagaggaggaagaacataaagagactagaacactgctctggcATTGATGGGGAATGAACTGGAGGCTTCAAACATTCAAGTCATGCACTCTATCTGCTAAGCCACCTCTCCAGATGCTAAAATAGCTCATTATTTAAGGCACTCTTCTAAGGCCCAAATGTTAGAACTTGAAATGAAGATATTTTACTAAATTTTGACAAATTTTTACTGCTTATTAATTGAGAATGAGATTATATATATGAGAAGAACAAGAGAAGCACTGTGTCCTTTTATGCAGTACAGATATCCGTCTAAAACATGCTCTACAGGTAAactgcttccatgacccctttaTATCACATTTTAATTCTCTGGAACTAAGTTATTTTGTGTATTGTCAAGACaacaaaattatctttattattaagcTCACTTATTTGAGAAGAGTTCTACCATTAGCTATAATTGACATAAGTTCTTCAGAATCATTATATAACAAATATTTTCCCTATGAAAACTTCAGTGGCAAAGGATTTCAAATTTGTTTGCCATTTgtaaatagttatgcaaaacttACACTCCACTTactgaaaaataacaataaaagtcTATCTTATCTTCAATGTCCAGGAAAGGTCAATTTACCAGGATGGTGTGGAGAAACCAGACATTCAACTTTGATTTCATCCTGCTGGGAATCTTCAGTCATAGTCCCACCcacatctttctcttctctctggtcTTTGGCATCTTCCTAGTAGCCTTCATGGGAAATATTGTTAtgattcttcttatttatttggaCACCCAGCTCCACACACCCATGTACTTTCTCCTCAGTCAACTGTCCCTCATGGACCTTATGCTCATCTCCACTACGGTACCAAAGATGGCCTTCAATTACTTGTCTGGCAGGAAGTCCATCTCTCTAGCAGGTTGTGGAACCCAAATATTTTTCATCGTATCCCTACTAGGAGCTGAATGTTTCCTCTTGGCTGTCATGGCTTATGACCGTTATGTGGCTATCTGCTACCCTCTCCGTTATACCATCCTAATGAATCAGAAGCTCTGTGTGCTCATGACAGTTTCTTCCTGGATCTTGGGCTCTCTGGATGGTATCATTGTCCTCGCTGCAGCACTGTCATTTTCTTACTGCAACTCTCTGGAAATTCATCACTTTTTCTGTGATGTTGCCGCCCTTCTACCACTATCTTGCACAGACACTTCTGTTTTTGAAAGAGTGCTTTTTATTTGCTGTGTGGTGATGCTGATCTTTCCTGTCTCAGTAATCATTGGTTCGTATACCAGAGTCATTCAAGCTGTCATCCGCATGAGTTCTGGGGAAAGCCGCCGCAAAGCCTTTACTACCTGTTCCTCACACCTTTCTGTGGTTGGACTCTACTATGGTGCTGCCATGTTCATGTATATGAGGCCAGCCTCTACCCATACACCAGACCAAGACAAGATGGTTTCAGCCTTCTACACCATCCTCACACCCATGCTAAACCCTCTCATCTACAGTCTCCGCAACAAAGAAGTGTCCAAGGGACTTCAGAAATTATTGAGGAATAGCAAGATAATGCAACATCATTAAGTGTTTTTGAATGTTCACTCTGGTCAATTTTCAAGAAAAGTAGTCTCTTGCATTCCTGGTTtgcttttatctttcttcctactttatatcttttcttgaacatttttttttttgcctccagggttattgttggggctcagtgcctgcaccatgaatacactactcctggaggccatcccccccttttgttgcccttgttgttgtagccttgtggttattattgttattgttgatgccattcattgttggataggacagagagaaatagagagagaagggggagacagtgaggggaaaagaaagatagacacctgcagatctgcttcactgcctgtgaagggaccccctacaggtggggagccagggctcgaacccggaggcttaaaccagtccttgcactttgcaccacgtgcacttaaacccctgaaataccgcctgaccccctcttgaATATAATTTTACTTTCTATACCTAGAAACATCACAAGCAGACTTTATTCATTACCATAGGCTGCATCAACTTCACAACTTTCAGCTATATTATTAGTTATTAGTTATTAGTTATATTACTAGTTATTAGTTGGGATTCAAATAAAAGTGTGAGATTTTATGTTTGAATTAAGAAAATAGGGTTGGAATTGGTAAGTTACTTTTGGTAATCTACATTTTCACCTAAGGATTATTTTCCTATCAAAACTTAAACTTAGTTTTACCTCTCCTTTCTCATCTATATTGACTATTTTATTCCTGACTCATTTCTACTTAATTCTCAAACATTTAGAAGTGGAGAATTTGTTCAAGTGCTTTCTTCAATCAAGTTTTATGGTTATGTAAATTAAGTATTTGAAATGTATACATAGGGCTGTGAAATAAGTTTTCTGTTGGAGTGACAGAGCATGTCCCTTACAATGCAAGAGGACCTGAATATGAGCTCTGATTTCATGTGGGAGTTACTGGGGGAAACTCTATGGATTGTCGATATATACTGTTGTATAGTCATTgtctcaaaaaaggaaaaaggggggccaggtagtggtgcatctggttaagcacacatactacagtgcacaaggactcaggttcgagctgctggtccccacctgaaggggcaaagctttataagtggtgaagcagagcttcaggtatctctctgtctctctccctctctatcaccctcttccttctcaacttatggatgtctctatccaataaataaataaagatttaaaacaaaaatgaaaaatgcttAGTCCCAAAGCAGTGTATCATATCTGAATAATTCCCTAGTGAGGCATCAAGAACTGTTTATATTTTTacctataaattaaaataagttattttaatgagaacaaataaaaattttatttggttaggctgaaaatttttatttatttattttcctttttgttgcccttatttttattactgttgttgttattaatgtcatcattgttagataggacagagagaaatgaagagaggaggggaagacagagagggggagagaaagatagacacctgcagacctgcttccccacttgtgaagtgactcccatacaggtggggagctgggggctcaaattgggatccttactccggtccttgcgcttcgtgccacgtgcgcttaacccactatgttaccacccaactcccaggctgCAAATTTTTGACccttaaaaaaattagttttggggggaggtaatatggcgacggcctgagaagtcgctaacagcgagtgctctgatagcatcgtcggcaaaggtaggattttctgcctttagcaggccagtcaataagggggggggggcaccaaagaagttattacagtttaatttgggttaacaattagagcaaaggtgacacggactagcggggctccagaattcccaggcggcgccaggcaaggcgagtgcgccgggcattgtcctccgcccgcccgggaaggcggctcctccaccggttgcagagcgcggcgggcagaggacccggagagagcactttagctcaggggctgcctcttgggagttgccagggtccaccgcgaccctgagggtggatccaaagacttcttgagtatagctctcattggatcaaaggacttggagctagttttcatttttgagaaatcctttaaaaaagtctggagggcggggtctcccggaaaatggcgcccggagaagcagaagcggctagcctttgagcttcggacacatctcgtgtaaacaataggattttctgcctttagcaggccatccaataaggggccataacggtcataccaaggatgtttctataacttaatttgggttaagaattagagtaggggaaaaaattcttttttcttccttttaattttcaagcatacatccttcctgccgccccccctccccccataagcagtgcctgggaccagctactagcaggataccccataccaccaaacagggttttttttttttttttttttttttttttttcctttttcctttttttttttttgttaattcactgatacacatttgggaagttcctcgcactgctctttaattacaactcttcttcctatcttctccctttctctctcttatctctctcaatctctctct
The DNA window shown above is from Erinaceus europaeus chromosome 2, mEriEur2.1, whole genome shotgun sequence and carries:
- the LOC103107641 gene encoding olfactory receptor 2M4, yielding MVWRNQTFNFDFILLGIFSHSPTHIFLFSLVFGIFLVAFMGNIVMILLIYLDTQLHTPMYFLLSQLSLMDLMLISTTVPKMAFNYLSGRKSISLAGCGTQIFFIVSLLGAECFLLAVMAYDRYVAICYPLRYTILMNQKLCVLMTVSSWILGSLDGIIVLAAALSFSYCNSLEIHHFFCDVAALLPLSCTDTSVFERVLFICCVVMLIFPVSVIIGSYTRVIQAVIRMSSGESRRKAFTTCSSHLSVVGLYYGAAMFMYMRPASTHTPDQDKMVSAFYTILTPMLNPLIYSLRNKEVSKGLQKLLRNSKIMQHH